A stretch of the Chlorobiota bacterium genome encodes the following:
- the coaD gene encoding pantetheine-phosphate adenylyltransferase, whose protein sequence is MKIAVYPGTFDPITNGHIDIIERATNIFDKVIVALAINNSKQTLFSETERFNLAVESLANYENVEVKLCATLLVDFAIKEQASSILRGLRAVSDFEYEMQMALMNRKLQNKIATIFMMPNEKYTYLNSSIIRELAKFNADVSEFVPDCVIRELISKFP, encoded by the coding sequence ATGAAAATTGCTGTTTATCCAGGAACTTTTGATCCAATTACAAATGGGCATATTGATATAATTGAAAGAGCAACTAACATTTTTGATAAAGTGATAGTTGCCCTAGCTATTAATAATAGTAAACAGACATTATTTTCAGAAACTGAAAGATTTAATCTTGCTGTTGAATCATTAGCTAATTATGAAAATGTAGAAGTTAAATTATGTGCAACTTTACTTGTTGATTTTGCTATAAAAGAACAAGCAAGCTCTATTCTACGTGGCTTAAGAGCTGTTAGTGATTTCGAATATGAAATGCAAATGGCTTTAATGAATCGTAAACTTCAAAATAAAATTGCAACTATTTTTATGATGCCTAATGAGAAATATACTTACTTAAATTCTTCAATAATTAGAGAATTAGCAAAGTTCAATGCTGATGTATCTGAGTTTGTTCCAGATTGTGTTATAAGAGAATTAATATCTAAATTCCCTTAG
- a CDS encoding metallophosphoesterase, whose product MSNFPQNNTQRFELKNDIVNCDIIGDVHGCYDELIELLKKLGHNDIINSNVKSNENPKLIFVGDLVDRGEKIVDTLMLVLRLCKLGYALCVLGNHDWKFYKWLLGRNVEVNHGLEESINEINLLDDEKRNILINELIAFYENAPLAVICNDNKLVVAHAAWHNELKSASPHEIRAYTMYGPITGNKTIDGYPERVDWAVGYKGPELVVFGHQVYKIPYVNSNSIGIDTGCVYGGYLTALKYPTLEVVQIKSNYARYKSKRLEDSVLEAR is encoded by the coding sequence ATGTCAAATTTTCCTCAAAACAACACTCAAAGATTCGAGCTTAAAAACGATATTGTGAATTGCGATATCATTGGGGATGTGCATGGATGTTATGATGAGTTAATTGAGTTATTAAAAAAGTTAGGTCACAATGACATAATAAACTCTAATGTTAAATCAAATGAGAACCCAAAACTTATTTTTGTTGGAGATTTAGTTGATAGAGGTGAAAAAATTGTAGATACTTTAATGTTAGTACTTAGATTGTGCAAACTTGGTTATGCTTTATGTGTACTTGGGAATCATGATTGGAAATTTTACAAATGGCTTTTAGGCAGAAATGTTGAAGTGAATCATGGACTTGAAGAGTCAATTAATGAAATCAATTTATTAGATGATGAAAAGAGAAATATATTGATAAATGAATTAATTGCTTTTTATGAAAATGCTCCATTAGCAGTAATATGTAATGATAACAAACTTGTCGTAGCTCATGCTGCTTGGCATAATGAGCTAAAATCAGCTTCTCCCCACGAAATAAGAGCTTATACAATGTATGGTCCAATCACTGGTAACAAAACAATTGATGGATACCCTGAAAGAGTAGATTGGGCAGTGGGTTACAAAGGACCTGAGCTTGTTGTATTTGGTCATCAAGTTTATAAAATACCTTATGTAAATTCAAACTCAATTGGTATTGATACTGGATGTGTTTATGGTGGTTACCTCACTGCATTAAAATATCCTACTTTAGAGGTAGTGCAAATTAAAAGTAATTATGCTAGGTATAAAAGTAAAAGACTTGAGGATAGTGTACTTGAAGCTAGGTAA
- the rsgA gene encoding ribosome small subunit-dependent GTPase A, translating into MYNKKDKLNKVRKDWIKGERSFNKHRSFDEDKFENKQKIKPKNIDISRIDDYDNLPLGLVIQCESGKYFVELLGQQNDKSKIIKTNFNKNESFLNKESNTIDINVDKSKKVDKNEKIIISCQIKRGVSGDNDNSTIVVIGDKVRVQRIDDFRGLICYIEKRKTHLGRKTRKDNNTEQVIAANIDSLVCLISADRPDFRRNIIDRFIVAALLGEVEPIIVLNKIDSISGELKDMIYEEMEIYNKLGYKLLFISCLKKTGIKELQKVLKNKISSLIGQSGVGKSTLANILTKNNDQKVGEVRVSDSRGRHTTIGSKLLELKSGGRLADTPGLREFGIWDLLPEELDGYFVEFKDFLQNCKFKPCTHTHEPECAVIKAVESGKIDEGRYDNYLSIFESLKLS; encoded by the coding sequence ATGTATAATAAGAAAGATAAATTAAATAAAGTTAGAAAAGACTGGATAAAAGGAGAGCGAAGTTTCAATAAACATCGCTCTTTTGATGAAGATAAATTTGAAAATAAACAAAAAATTAAACCAAAAAATATTGATATTTCAAGAATTGATGATTATGATAATTTACCTTTGGGATTAGTTATACAATGTGAAAGTGGAAAATATTTTGTGGAGTTGTTAGGTCAACAAAATGATAAGAGTAAAATTATTAAAACTAATTTTAACAAAAATGAAAGTTTTCTGAATAAGGAATCAAATACAATTGATATTAATGTTGATAAAAGTAAAAAAGTAGATAAAAACGAAAAGATAATAATAAGTTGCCAAATAAAAAGGGGAGTTTCGGGTGATAATGATAACTCAACAATTGTTGTAATTGGAGATAAAGTTAGAGTACAAAGGATTGATGATTTTAGAGGATTGATATGCTATATTGAAAAAAGAAAAACACATCTTGGAAGGAAAACTCGAAAAGATAATAATACCGAGCAAGTTATTGCAGCAAATATTGATTCATTGGTTTGTTTAATATCAGCTGATAGACCTGATTTTCGTAGAAATATAATTGATAGATTTATCGTTGCAGCTCTTTTAGGTGAGGTTGAACCTATAATAGTTTTAAATAAAATAGATTCAATAAGTGGTGAGTTAAAAGATATGATATATGAAGAAATGGAAATATATAATAAATTAGGATACAAATTATTATTTATTAGTTGTTTAAAAAAAACTGGGATTAAAGAGCTTCAGAAAGTTTTAAAAAATAAAATTTCTTCCCTAATCGGTCAATCAGGGGTTGGTAAAAGTACCTTAGCAAATATTTTAACTAAAAATAATGATCAAAAAGTTGGAGAGGTTAGGGTTAGTGATTCAAGAGGAAGACACACAACAATAGGCTCAAAATTATTGGAACTTAAATCTGGTGGAAGGTTAGCTGATACACCTGGTTTAAGGGAGTTTGGAATTTGGGATTTGTTACCAGAAGAGCTTGATGGATATTTTGTTGAGTTTAAAGATTTTCTTCAAAATTGCAAATTCAAACCGTGTACTCATACACATGAACCAGAATGTGCTGTAATAAAAGCAGTTGAGTCTGGTAAAATTGATGAAGGACGATATGACAATTATCTTTCAATATTTGAATCACTTAAATTATCTTAA
- a CDS encoding TIGR01777 family protein — MKKIVITGGTGLIGKQLIKILCDRGDEVIAFVRDIKKANLPIEVKLIEWSSGMNVGKWVDSIDGTDAIINLAGSPVATKWTEQHKIDIYNSRVNGTRILVEAIKMAKKKPSVLINGSAIGYYGTHSSKVFDETSPAGNDFLGTVCKSWEDEAFKAEELGVRVTTIRTGVVLDLKGGALPKQITPFKMFVGGPILPGTQPYPWIHIEDELGIILWALDNENVKGPINATAPDSVNNKEFSKALAKSLKRPCLFPVPSLPMKILFGEGAIIVLEGQKAIPKKALELGYKFKFDKLSLALRNLIQ, encoded by the coding sequence ATGAAAAAAATTGTTATTACTGGTGGAACCGGATTAATTGGTAAACAGTTGATCAAAATACTCTGCGATAGAGGTGATGAAGTAATTGCATTTGTTAGAGATATAAAAAAAGCTAATCTACCAATAGAAGTAAAATTAATTGAATGGTCAAGTGGAATGAATGTTGGGAAATGGGTAGATTCAATTGATGGGACAGATGCTATTATAAATTTAGCAGGATCGCCAGTTGCTACAAAATGGACAGAACAACATAAAATTGATATTTATAATAGTCGGGTAAATGGTACTAGAATATTAGTTGAGGCAATTAAAATGGCCAAAAAGAAACCATCTGTGTTAATTAATGGAAGTGCAATTGGTTATTATGGCACTCATTCTTCAAAAGTTTTTGATGAAACTTCACCAGCTGGAAACGATTTCCTAGGAACGGTTTGTAAGAGTTGGGAAGATGAGGCTTTTAAAGCCGAAGAACTTGGGGTTAGAGTTACAACAATTAGAACAGGAGTTGTCTTAGATTTAAAAGGAGGTGCTTTACCAAAACAAATTACTCCATTCAAAATGTTTGTTGGTGGTCCAATTTTACCTGGAACTCAACCTTACCCTTGGATTCACATTGAAGATGAATTAGGAATAATATTATGGGCTTTAGATAATGAGAATGTAAAAGGTCCTATCAATGCAACAGCCCCAGATTCAGTAAATAATAAGGAATTTAGCAAAGCACTTGCAAAATCTTTAAAAAGACCTTGTTTATTTCCAGTTCCTTCACTTCCAATGAAAATTCTATTTGGAGAAGGAGCAATAATAGTTTTAGAAGGGCAAAAAGCAATCCCAAAGAAAGCTCTAGAACTAGGTTACAAATTTAAATTTGATAAGTTATCATTAGCTTTAAGAAATTTAATTCAATAA
- the atpC gene encoding ATP synthase F1 subunit epsilon translates to MLSNHSFHVEIITPQGQVFSGDALIVTVPGNPAPYQVLHKHAPLVSQLEIGGVKIVSVDSKEIIFSVSGGFAEVKNDKLMIIVEGAENTAEIDKHRAEQAKLRAEERIREYHRTRNVSIDVIRAESARIRALNRIKLSSI, encoded by the coding sequence ATGCTTTCTAATCATAGTTTTCACGTTGAAATAATTACTCCTCAAGGTCAAGTATTTAGCGGAGATGCTTTAATTGTCACTGTTCCTGGTAACCCAGCACCTTATCAAGTTTTACATAAACATGCACCATTAGTTTCACAACTTGAAATTGGAGGAGTTAAAATTGTTTCAGTTGATAGCAAAGAAATTATATTCTCAGTTTCTGGTGGGTTTGCAGAAGTAAAAAATGATAAGTTAATGATTATTGTTGAAGGTGCTGAAAACACTGCCGAAATTGACAAACATAGAGCCGAACAAGCTAAGCTTAGAGCAGAGGAAAGAATTCGTGAATACCATAGAACTCGTAACGTAAGTATAGATGTTATTCGGGCTGAATCAGCTAGAATTCGTGCATTAAATAGAATTAAATTATCATCTATTTAA
- the atpD gene encoding F0F1 ATP synthase subunit beta — protein MNEGRVAQIIGAVVDVEFPNGTLPPILNAVKIPFTNTEGQNQDLICEVQQHLGENRVRTVAMDSTDGLARGVKAIDTGGPITAPVGPGALGRLINVIGEPIDNKGPIEFKMKYPIHRSAPAFDVLSTKKEMFETGIKVIDLLEPYTKGGKTGLFGGAGVGKTVVILELINNIAKQHGGYSVFGGVGERTREGKDLYLEMSEAVLADGSTVLDKCVLVFGQMNEPPGARARVALTALTFAEYFRDEEGRDVLLFIDNVFRFTQAGSEVSALLGRMPSAVGYQPTLASEMGALQERIASTNKGSITSVQAVYVPADDLTDPAPANTFAHLDATTVLSRQIAELGLYPAVDPLSSTSIILDPIILGDRHYNCAMNTKKILQAYKDLQDIISILGMDELSDEDRLTVYRARKIQMFLSQPFFVAEQFTGLQGRYVKLEDTISGFEKILNGDADDMPEDSFRYVGTFEEAQEKASKINA, from the coding sequence ATGAACGAAGGTAGAGTAGCACAGATAATTGGTGCAGTTGTTGACGTTGAGTTTCCGAATGGAACACTTCCTCCAATTCTTAATGCAGTTAAAATTCCATTTACAAATACTGAAGGACAAAATCAGGATCTGATTTGTGAAGTTCAGCAGCATTTAGGTGAAAATCGTGTTAGAACAGTAGCTATGGATTCTACTGATGGTCTTGCTCGTGGAGTAAAGGCAATTGATACTGGAGGACCTATTACAGCTCCTGTAGGTCCTGGAGCTTTAGGAAGACTTATTAATGTAATAGGTGAGCCAATTGATAATAAGGGTCCAATAGAATTTAAAATGAAATACCCAATTCACCGTTCTGCTCCTGCATTTGATGTACTATCTACAAAAAAGGAGATGTTTGAAACTGGAATAAAAGTTATTGATTTATTAGAACCTTACACAAAAGGGGGTAAAACTGGACTTTTTGGAGGGGCTGGAGTAGGTAAAACAGTTGTAATTTTAGAATTGATAAATAACATAGCAAAGCAGCATGGGGGTTATTCTGTTTTTGGAGGTGTAGGTGAACGTACTCGTGAAGGAAAAGATTTATATTTAGAAATGAGTGAAGCCGTTCTCGCAGATGGTTCAACAGTATTAGATAAATGTGTTCTTGTTTTTGGTCAGATGAATGAACCACCTGGAGCACGTGCTAGAGTTGCACTTACAGCTTTAACATTTGCTGAATATTTTCGAGATGAAGAAGGACGAGATGTACTCCTTTTCATTGATAATGTATTCCGTTTTACTCAAGCGGGCTCTGAGGTTTCAGCTTTACTTGGTCGTATGCCTTCAGCTGTGGGTTATCAGCCAACATTGGCTTCTGAAATGGGTGCATTACAAGAAAGAATTGCATCAACAAATAAAGGTTCAATTACCTCAGTTCAAGCTGTTTATGTACCTGCAGATGATTTAACAGATCCCGCACCTGCTAATACATTTGCACATCTTGATGCAACAACAGTACTTTCCAGACAAATTGCAGAGTTAGGTCTATATCCTGCTGTTGATCCATTATCTTCAACATCAATCATTCTTGACCCAATTATTTTAGGAGATAGGCATTATAATTGCGCCATGAACACAAAGAAAATTCTTCAAGCTTATAAAGATCTTCAAGATATTATTTCAATTCTTGGAATGGATGAACTTTCAGATGAAGATAGATTAACAGTTTATCGTGCTAGAAAAATTCAAATGTTTTTATCTCAACCATTCTTTGTTGCAGAACAATTTACAGGTTTACAAGGAAGATATGTTAAATTAGAAGATACTATTTCAGGTTTTGAGAAAATATTAAATGGTGATGCTGATGATATGCCTGAAGACTCATTCCGATATGTTGGTACATTTGAAGAAGCACAAGAAAAAGCTTCTAAAATAAACGCTTAA